One Pyrofollis japonicus DNA window includes the following coding sequences:
- a CDS encoding CBS domain-containing protein, whose product MAGKPVPRDILFFLAEEVFPHLPRKTLEEVLTCSSITLLSEGEKVEKPGLYIVYNGSIRVGDASYHRGDYFVVEGSVSAEAESESIVVRVRPECVNLLISTAEVEACRVEDLVYRAPVTVVRGTPVVNAVRTMYENGVSSVIVVDEELRPEGIFTDTDLRRLVALGENLSKPVDEFMTPNPIGVPPSTACTDAVYLMMERNIKHLLVKGRGDKLLGVVTIRDIAYAEALGPLYARRIVRTASSLDELRDAYARLTRMLSRFNKQLHPLLSRGGVVTLVKMASLVLRSVIEKAAELAAKQLGVGPKDWAYIVMGSNARLEQMAPTDRDTALIYSGSVPESKARELAETIEDFLDKIGFPGCSHGYTARRLLYSLEEAKERLRRAATSPKGDEEVVTIGLFMDAAQAYPRQQGGDHGEELRKHLFSAISEAGSAPYLRSVLAAYRPRLRALGRLPRRIDLKKDGLAPIVFAVKALVVSANIWRPVSTVERLEELAAKAVLSPSMAAEAAEAYRILLGFTAWSIAVHGSREIDVDELSGVERSLLRSALQAASRLVDRARTGA is encoded by the coding sequence GAAGTATTCCCTCACCTTCCCCGCAAAACTCTTGAAGAAGTGCTTACTTGTTCATCCATAACGCTCCTATCTGAAGGAGAAAAGGTGGAGAAGCCAGGGCTCTACATAGTCTATAACGGGTCTATACGCGTAGGAGATGCTTCTTATCATCGCGGCGACTACTTTGTAGTAGAGGGCAGTGTATCAGCGGAAGCCGAGAGCGAGAGCATAGTTGTCAGAGTTAGGCCTGAGTGCGTTAACCTCTTGATAAGCACTGCCGAAGTGGAAGCATGCCGCGTCGAGGACCTTGTGTACCGTGCACCGGTCACAGTGGTTCGCGGTACACCCGTAGTAAACGCTGTGAGAACGATGTACGAGAACGGTGTCTCCTCGGTAATTGTTGTCGACGAGGAGCTGAGACCAGAGGGGATCTTTACCGACACTGATCTCCGGCGCCTAGTGGCTCTAGGAGAGAACTTGTCTAAGCCGGTCGACGAGTTTATGACGCCGAACCCTATAGGAGTTCCTCCCAGCACCGCCTGCACAGATGCAGTATACTTAATGATGGAGAGGAATATCAAGCACCTGCTCGTAAAGGGCCGCGGCGACAAACTACTCGGAGTCGTGACTATACGTGACATAGCTTATGCTGAGGCCCTTGGCCCCCTCTATGCTCGGAGAATAGTGCGCACAGCCAGCAGCTTAGACGAGCTTAGAGACGCCTATGCTAGGCTCACTCGCATGCTCTCAAGGTTCAATAAGCAGCTGCACCCCCTGCTTAGCCGCGGCGGAGTAGTCACGCTGGTCAAGATGGCTAGTCTCGTCCTTCGCTCAGTTATAGAGAAGGCTGCAGAACTGGCAGCCAAGCAGCTCGGAGTAGGGCCCAAGGACTGGGCTTACATAGTCATGGGGAGCAATGCTAGGCTCGAGCAAATGGCGCCAACGGATAGGGACACAGCACTCATATACAGCGGCTCAGTGCCGGAGAGTAAGGCAAGGGAACTAGCCGAGACAATAGAAGACTTTCTTGACAAAATCGGGTTCCCGGGATGCAGCCACGGCTATACTGCTCGCCGCCTCCTCTACTCCCTCGAGGAAGCAAAGGAGCGGCTGCGCCGAGCAGCAACGAGCCCCAAGGGCGACGAAGAAGTAGTGACCATAGGCTTGTTCATGGACGCTGCCCAGGCTTATCCAAGGCAACAGGGAGGCGATCACGGTGAGGAGCTAAGGAAGCACCTCTTCTCAGCGATCTCCGAGGCCGGCTCAGCGCCTTATCTTCGATCCGTGTTGGCGGCCTATAGGCCTAGGCTTCGTGCGCTGGGCAGGCTGCCACGCAGAATAGATTTGAAGAAGGACGGTCTTGCCCCCATAGTGTTCGCTGTGAAGGCCCTAGTGGTCTCAGCCAACATATGGCGCCCTGTTTCAACTGTTGAGCGCCTCGAAGAGCTCGCCGCCAAGGCGGTGCTCTCTCCAAGCATGGCGGCTGAGGCCGCAGAGGCCTACCGGATACTACTAGGATTTACTGCATGGAGTATAGCAGTGCACGGGTCTAGGGAGATAGATGTAGACGAGCTAAGCGGTGTTGAGAGGAGCTTGTTACGCTCAGCGCTACAAGCAGCGTCAAGACTCGTCGACCGGGCCAGGACTGGAGCCTAG
- a CDS encoding ATP-binding cassette domain-containing protein — MSSNDYVIIVENLVKKYGDFPAVRGISFRVRRGEIFGFLGPNGAGKTTTIHVLATLLRPTSGKAIVAGYDVMREPDKVRKSIGIVFQDPSLDDSLTAYENMYIHGRVYGLRGRLLEERIEELLRFVELYEHRNRLVKTFSGGMRRRLEIARALLHEPIVLFLDEPTLGLDPQTRTHIWDYIRRLRNEKNVTVFMTTHYMEEAEQLCDRIAIIDHGKIIAEGTPEQLKSLVGSDIIYLKIAGPIDDACSFFASIDGVEECKKLGGDRVALKARDAPKMLPRILVEASRRGIEVLEASYHRPTLNDVFIYLTGREIREEEIDSAERIRLYARSIMMRRG, encoded by the coding sequence TTGAGTAGTAATGACTACGTTATAATTGTTGAGAACCTTGTCAAGAAGTATGGAGACTTCCCCGCTGTTCGCGGCATAAGCTTCAGAGTGAGGAGAGGCGAGATATTCGGCTTCCTGGGCCCAAATGGGGCCGGTAAGACCACTACTATACATGTCCTCGCCACGCTTCTGCGCCCCACGAGCGGCAAGGCCATAGTCGCCGGCTACGATGTTATGAGAGAGCCCGACAAGGTTAGAAAGTCCATAGGCATTGTCTTCCAGGACCCTAGTCTCGATGATAGCCTCACTGCTTACGAGAACATGTACATACATGGAAGAGTATATGGTCTCAGGGGGAGATTGCTCGAGGAGCGCATCGAGGAGTTGCTACGCTTCGTGGAACTCTATGAGCACCGGAACCGTTTGGTGAAGACCTTCTCCGGGGGCATGAGGAGGAGGCTCGAGATAGCACGAGCCCTTCTACATGAGCCTATTGTATTGTTCCTAGACGAGCCGACGCTCGGCCTTGACCCACAGACGCGGACGCATATATGGGACTATATTCGCCGCCTACGCAACGAGAAGAACGTCACAGTATTCATGACGACGCACTACATGGAGGAGGCGGAGCAGCTCTGCGACAGGATAGCGATAATTGACCACGGCAAGATAATCGCAGAGGGGACGCCGGAGCAGCTCAAGTCACTGGTAGGCAGCGACATCATATACCTGAAGATAGCTGGCCCTATAGACGATGCATGCAGCTTCTTCGCGTCAATAGACGGCGTGGAGGAGTGCAAGAAGCTCGGCGGCGACCGCGTTGCACTTAAGGCTAGAGATGCCCCAAAGATGCTGCCAAGAATACTTGTAGAGGCTTCCCGGAGAGGCATAGAGGTGCTGGAGGCCAGCTACCATAGACCGACGCTCAACGATGTCTTCATTTATCTTACGGGCCGCGAGATTAGAGAGGAGGAGATAGACTCTGCTGAGAGGATCCGGCTCTATGCTCGTAGCATCATGATGCGCCGAGGATAG
- the folP gene encoding dihydropteroate synthase, translating into MGVINVSPESFYKGSVAQRREEIIARAEAMAKQGADFIDIGGKSTAPYLETEVPVEEEARRVVEAIRAIKENTSIRIPVSVDTTRAFVAEKAIEAGADIVNDVYGFKGDEKMASVVAEYGVPVIIGAHMDPVPENSSPIAVVLEALRESIEIARRHGVDEEKIVVDPAIGFFRPRNPPWYVWDSTILANLHVLRTFGKPILVGVSRKSFIGAITGRKSPEERLWGSLAATAIAVYNGAHIVRTHDPLETIDAIRVAEFIARHRITPFH; encoded by the coding sequence ATGGGCGTAATAAACGTCAGCCCCGAGTCGTTCTACAAGGGCTCGGTTGCACAGAGAAGGGAGGAGATCATAGCCCGTGCAGAGGCGATGGCCAAGCAAGGCGCGGACTTCATAGACATTGGCGGGAAGTCCACAGCGCCTTATCTCGAAACAGAGGTACCAGTAGAGGAGGAGGCTAGACGGGTCGTTGAGGCGATTAGAGCGATAAAGGAGAATACTAGCATAAGGATCCCAGTCTCCGTTGACACGACTAGGGCCTTTGTGGCTGAGAAGGCTATTGAGGCTGGTGCAGACATTGTTAACGATGTCTACGGGTTTAAGGGCGACGAGAAAATGGCCTCAGTGGTTGCGGAGTACGGTGTGCCAGTGATAATAGGTGCCCACATGGACCCGGTACCCGAGAACAGCTCGCCAATAGCAGTGGTCTTGGAGGCGCTGCGCGAGAGCATAGAGATTGCCCGCAGACACGGCGTAGACGAGGAAAAGATAGTAGTTGACCCGGCAATAGGGTTCTTCCGGCCGAGAAACCCGCCATGGTATGTCTGGGACTCAACAATACTCGCAAACCTGCATGTGCTTAGAACCTTTGGTAAACCAATACTCGTAGGAGTCTCAAGGAAGTCCTTCATAGGAGCAATAACGGGGCGCAAGAGCCCGGAGGAAAGACTATGGGGAAGCCTAGCAGCCACAGCCATAGCAGTATACAATGGAGCCCACATAGTGAGAACCCATGACCCACTAGAGACAATCGATGCTATAAGGGTAGCAGAGTTCATTGCAAGACATAGAATAACGCCCTTTCACTAA
- a CDS encoding AAA family ATPase, with the protein MARSYALAAVKADREGRIQEAVQNYKKAIEILTRLLQLRPDNPLAHVYRNIVEQYKRRVEQLEKIGVPATPAEAEQLEDWIVTEKPKVRFSDIADLEHAKQAIKEAIIYPVRRPDLFPLGWPRGILLFGPPGCGKTMLAAAVANEVDGVFFNIDAATIMSKWLGEAEKRVKMLFDKARAAAKNGKPAIIFIDEVDALLGVYENEVGGEVRVRNQFLKEMDGLQDKSNKLHVYVIAATNKPWKLDEPFIRRFQKRIFIPPPDKEARLEILKLYTKGLRLAPDVDLEKLAELTEGYSASDIKDIVMEAHLRTIRELFEERGGEGDPRPVTMEDFLAAIRSRRPSITREMIERYQKWFEKFGSV; encoded by the coding sequence ATGGCTAGGAGCTATGCGTTAGCAGCTGTTAAGGCTGATCGTGAGGGCAGGATCCAGGAGGCGGTCCAGAACTATAAGAAGGCTATCGAGATCCTTACTCGTTTGCTCCAGCTTCGCCCCGATAACCCGCTTGCCCACGTCTATCGCAACATTGTTGAACAGTATAAGCGCAGGGTTGAGCAGCTCGAGAAGATAGGGGTTCCCGCTACTCCTGCTGAGGCCGAGCAGCTCGAGGACTGGATTGTGACCGAGAAGCCCAAGGTAAGGTTCAGCGATATAGCTGACTTGGAGCACGCTAAGCAGGCGATAAAGGAGGCAATTATCTACCCGGTTAGGCGCCCCGACCTGTTCCCCCTGGGTTGGCCTCGCGGGATACTCTTGTTCGGGCCACCGGGCTGCGGTAAGACGATGCTCGCCGCAGCTGTGGCTAACGAGGTTGACGGGGTCTTCTTCAACATAGACGCCGCCACGATTATGAGTAAGTGGCTTGGCGAGGCAGAAAAGCGCGTAAAGATGCTCTTCGACAAGGCCCGCGCGGCGGCAAAGAACGGGAAGCCGGCGATAATATTCATTGACGAGGTTGACGCGCTCCTAGGCGTCTACGAGAACGAGGTTGGCGGCGAGGTACGCGTCCGCAACCAGTTCCTCAAGGAAATGGACGGGCTACAGGATAAGAGCAACAAGCTCCACGTATACGTCATCGCCGCAACCAATAAGCCGTGGAAGCTCGACGAGCCCTTCATAAGGAGGTTCCAGAAGAGGATATTCATACCACCGCCCGACAAGGAGGCTAGGCTAGAGATACTTAAGCTCTACACGAAGGGGCTACGCCTCGCACCAGACGTCGACCTCGAGAAGCTCGCCGAGCTAACAGAGGGCTACAGCGCGAGCGACATAAAGGACATAGTTATGGAGGCTCATCTCCGCACGATAAGAGAGCTGTTCGAGGAACGCGGAGGAGAAGGAGACCCCCGGCCCGTCACTATGGAGGACTTCTTGGCCGCGATAAGGTCTCGGAGACCGAGCATAACCCGAGAGATGATAGAGCGGTACCAGAAGTGGTTCGAGAAATTCGGGAGCGTCTAG
- a CDS encoding PadR family transcriptional regulator — MSQREPRRRRRRPVEMRMLMLYLLERGPRHGYQLMKELEELLGKRPSPGTVYPLLRDLLREGLVEARVSGIGGRLVKTYSLTSKGAELLEKARRDVESFIASMMALHEARDLGLDDLLRELWELVRLLPELEDKEKKTIARMIRSMVVEVRRLREQLLGD; from the coding sequence TTGTCGCAGCGAGAGCCTAGGCGGAGGAGGCGCCGCCCGGTAGAGATGAGGATGCTTATGCTCTATTTGCTTGAGAGGGGGCCACGGCACGGCTACCAGTTGATGAAAGAGCTTGAAGAGCTTCTTGGCAAGAGGCCTAGCCCTGGCACGGTTTATCCGCTGCTCCGGGATCTCTTGCGCGAGGGGCTTGTCGAGGCAAGGGTTAGTGGCATAGGTGGCCGCCTCGTTAAGACGTACTCGCTTACCAGTAAGGGTGCCGAGCTGCTCGAGAAGGCTAGGCGTGATGTTGAGAGCTTCATTGCCTCGATGATGGCGCTCCACGAGGCTAGGGACCTGGGCCTTGACGACTTGTTGCGCGAGCTATGGGAGCTTGTACGGCTACTACCAGAGCTTGAAGACAAAGAGAAAAAGACTATAGCCAGGATGATAAGATCCATGGTCGTAGAGGTTAGGAGGCTACGCGAGCAGCTACTGGGCGACTAG
- a CDS encoding class I SAM-dependent methyltransferase translates to MARCDPLLQLLYRVVPLSLYDTVTGEAVKLEPRLAVDVGGGSGLLGKALRRKGFLGEYVLVEPDACLAKRALRDAFSHIVVGVAESLPLRRVSGSVTVFHDSLHHVAEPYLALKEAMRVSECILIGDFDASSLLGKLLTVFEKILGYPASFLELREVLATIESGNFRVVRLRVSRLGSYLLSTCKN, encoded by the coding sequence ATGGCGCGCTGTGACCCCCTTCTACAATTGCTGTATCGGGTCGTTCCGCTCAGCTTATACGATACTGTAACCGGGGAGGCAGTGAAGCTCGAGCCAAGACTAGCTGTAGACGTGGGAGGGGGCTCTGGGCTCCTAGGGAAAGCTCTCCGCAGAAAGGGCTTTCTCGGAGAATATGTGCTCGTGGAGCCTGATGCGTGCCTAGCTAAGAGGGCGCTTAGAGACGCCTTCTCCCACATTGTTGTAGGGGTTGCTGAAAGCCTGCCTCTAAGGAGGGTTAGCGGCTCGGTTACCGTTTTCCACGATTCGCTCCACCACGTGGCAGAGCCGTATTTAGCACTAAAGGAGGCTATGCGGGTCTCAGAGTGCATACTTATAGGCGACTTTGACGCGTCATCGCTGCTCGGAAAGCTACTAACAGTTTTCGAAAAGATACTTGGCTATCCCGCCTCCTTCCTGGAGCTCAGAGAAGTACTTGCAACCATAGAGAGCGGCAACTTCAGAGTCGTGAGGCTTAGGGTTTCCCGCCTCGGCAGCTACTTGTTATCTACCTGCAAGAACTAA
- a CDS encoding ABC transporter permease, whose protein sequence is MLRGFLDAVYVMAYRQVKHFVRSPSRIIGSIVNPLIWIVFFGLGWAKAFNNPFMKVLLGGLDYLSFLVPGVIAMSVFTGSFLSGISVIFDKQFGFLKEILVAPTPRSAAILGRILGDSLTAMVQAALIALVSIPFMEHISVIGTLVALIYGYFVAIGFSALGVAIASRMRSHEGFQLIMSFLILPLLFLSGAFYPVSLMPTWMKVLAYLDPLTYGVDAMRYWMTGVSWLSPITDLAALVLLDTALVGFAAMLFNKMTIE, encoded by the coding sequence GTGTTGAGGGGCTTCCTTGACGCTGTCTACGTGATGGCCTACAGACAGGTTAAGCACTTTGTTCGCTCACCGTCCCGCATCATAGGCAGCATTGTGAACCCGTTGATCTGGATAGTGTTCTTCGGACTGGGGTGGGCGAAGGCCTTCAACAACCCATTCATGAAGGTATTGCTCGGGGGGCTGGACTATCTATCATTCCTCGTGCCAGGCGTCATAGCGATGTCGGTGTTCACGGGCAGCTTCCTCAGCGGCATCTCGGTCATATTCGACAAGCAGTTCGGGTTCCTCAAAGAAATACTGGTTGCACCTACCCCGCGCTCAGCCGCAATACTTGGAAGAATACTGGGAGACTCTTTAACAGCAATGGTGCAAGCCGCCCTAATAGCACTAGTCAGCATACCCTTCATGGAACACATAAGCGTTATTGGAACCCTAGTCGCGCTGATCTATGGATACTTCGTCGCAATAGGATTCTCTGCTCTAGGCGTAGCAATAGCCTCGCGCATGAGGAGCCACGAGGGCTTCCAGCTAATAATGAGCTTCCTTATACTTCCCCTACTCTTCCTAAGCGGCGCATTTTACCCGGTAAGCCTCATGCCGACATGGATGAAGGTGCTTGCATACCTCGACCCACTAACGTACGGAGTTGATGCCATGAGGTACTGGATGACAGGGGTCTCATGGCTAAGCCCGATAACGGACCTAGCTGCCCTAGTCCTGCTCGACACCGCCCTCGTCGGGTTTGCGGCGATGCTCTTCAATAAAATGACAATAGAGTAG
- a CDS encoding 2-hydroxyacid dehydrogenase — protein MVYDVVAYPRLPSAALHVLEGLRYQMFHYGEEDALREFLRRVGARVLIRVGLPVNRELLGEAKGLELVITRTSGLDGIDVGAAEEKGVCVTNQPEVIAEAVAEHALGLAIAAAKLLVAGHSYVVSGEWARQGWPRWWRPRLLYGRRLGLLGMGRIASLVAQKFRAALGVREIYYWSRRRKPELEVVLGARRLSLEELFERSEILVAALPCTDETRGLVTLDLLEKLPRNAIFVNVGRGCVVEEGALEKLLERRSDIRVALDVYEEEPVPPEHPLVNQYQGGDRAVFTPHIAGYSEESMIATAILAAMQARRYLEKGCVWNPATKNCKQCTDSPPTLDEAIRLARNMLQRDSKHLQRPPD, from the coding sequence ATGGTTTACGACGTTGTGGCTTATCCTCGTCTCCCGTCGGCCGCGCTCCACGTTCTAGAGGGTCTTCGCTACCAGATGTTTCATTATGGCGAGGAGGATGCTTTACGAGAGTTCTTGCGAAGAGTGGGAGCCCGAGTACTTATCCGCGTAGGGCTGCCAGTTAACCGGGAGCTGCTCGGGGAGGCTAAAGGGCTCGAACTAGTGATTACGCGGACGAGTGGCCTTGACGGCATCGATGTGGGGGCCGCGGAGGAGAAGGGGGTATGTGTGACGAATCAGCCGGAGGTCATTGCTGAGGCTGTTGCTGAGCACGCGCTGGGCCTGGCGATTGCCGCGGCGAAGCTCCTCGTGGCTGGGCACAGCTACGTGGTTAGCGGTGAGTGGGCTAGGCAGGGCTGGCCTAGGTGGTGGCGGCCCCGCTTACTCTATGGTAGGAGGCTCGGCCTCCTGGGCATGGGGCGTATCGCCTCCCTCGTGGCTCAGAAGTTCCGAGCCGCGCTCGGCGTAAGGGAGATATATTATTGGTCTAGGCGGCGTAAGCCTGAGCTAGAAGTAGTTCTTGGCGCGAGGAGGCTGAGCCTAGAAGAACTATTCGAGCGCTCCGAGATACTCGTAGCAGCCCTGCCATGCACCGATGAGACCCGGGGCCTCGTCACGCTAGACCTTCTCGAGAAGCTGCCTAGGAACGCAATCTTCGTCAACGTGGGGCGCGGCTGCGTTGTTGAAGAGGGTGCGCTTGAGAAGCTCTTGGAGCGGAGAAGCGATATCAGGGTAGCACTCGATGTCTACGAGGAAGAGCCCGTACCGCCCGAGCACCCCTTGGTAAATCAGTACCAGGGCGGCGATAGAGCTGTATTCACGCCACACATAGCCGGCTACTCGGAGGAATCAATGATAGCCACCGCTATCCTTGCAGCCATGCAGGCCCGCCGCTACCTCGAAAAAGGCTGCGTATGGAACCCTGCGACAAAGAACTGCAAACAGTGCACAGACTCACCGCCGACACTAGATGAGGCGATAAGGCTAGCCCGCAACATGCTTCAAAGAGATTCGAAACACCTGCAGCGACCACCAGACTAG
- a CDS encoding M42 family metallopeptidase, with the protein MEFSLNEDLLRRLVMEPGVSGYEEPIRRLIGSEIDGLGEAWVDDVGNLFLDLGGEGDTVLIAAHMDELGLVITSIFDDGLLAFRKLGGIDDRVLPSQHVVVLGSKGPVEGVIGLEPPHLQLEKEPKVVPWHQLRIDVGASSREEVEELGIRVLDPVVPKKHWTRLAGGRFFASRGFDDRAGVYVLVELARLVARGSVRPRHHVVLAWTVQEELGLRGALAIAARLKPKYFIAVDTMACCRPEITGPARPGNGPVIRALDNAYVADWGLVRRAKEVAEEEGIPYQLASAGGGTDAAAFMRAGVRSVAIVMPVKYGHTTVETIARSDIEDTVKLLAKLLEKGLVE; encoded by the coding sequence TTGGAGTTTAGTCTGAACGAGGATCTTCTCCGCAGGCTCGTCATGGAGCCCGGCGTGTCTGGCTACGAGGAGCCTATTCGCAGGCTCATAGGGTCCGAGATCGACGGGCTCGGAGAGGCGTGGGTTGACGACGTGGGTAACCTGTTTCTCGACCTAGGCGGCGAGGGAGACACCGTTCTTATCGCTGCGCACATGGACGAGCTAGGCCTGGTGATAACCAGTATCTTCGATGACGGTTTGCTGGCTTTCCGCAAGCTCGGCGGGATAGATGACCGTGTCCTCCCGAGCCAGCACGTAGTGGTGCTTGGCTCCAAGGGGCCCGTGGAGGGCGTTATCGGGCTCGAGCCTCCCCATCTCCAGCTAGAGAAGGAGCCCAAGGTTGTGCCTTGGCACCAGTTGAGGATAGACGTTGGTGCTTCGAGCAGGGAGGAGGTGGAGGAGCTCGGTATCCGCGTGCTCGACCCCGTTGTGCCTAAGAAGCACTGGACCCGGCTAGCCGGGGGCAGGTTCTTTGCGAGCCGGGGCTTCGATGACCGAGCAGGAGTCTACGTGCTCGTAGAGCTAGCAAGGCTCGTAGCAAGGGGCTCCGTGAGGCCCAGGCACCACGTGGTACTGGCATGGACTGTTCAGGAGGAGCTAGGGCTTCGGGGAGCCCTCGCGATAGCTGCGCGCCTAAAGCCAAAATACTTCATAGCAGTAGATACGATGGCTTGCTGCCGCCCAGAGATAACGGGGCCAGCGAGGCCCGGCAACGGGCCAGTCATAAGGGCGCTCGACAACGCCTATGTAGCGGACTGGGGGCTCGTCAGGAGGGCTAAGGAGGTTGCCGAGGAGGAGGGAATCCCGTACCAGTTAGCGAGCGCAGGGGGAGGCACGGACGCAGCAGCATTCATGAGGGCAGGAGTACGCTCGGTAGCAATAGTGATGCCGGTCAAGTATGGACACACAACAGTCGAGACAATAGCGCGGAGCGATATAGAGGACACAGTAAAGCTCCTAGCCAAGCTGCTTGAGAAGGGTCTCGTAGAGTAG
- a CDS encoding 3'-5' exonuclease family protein gives MMPKRLAAFDVEATCIRGPSCKIVSAALVEIRGDELVLDSIRCAVEPPSVSVGRTALVHGITGANATRLGSLSSLLAEAATYTLVTYGDHDAALLLQEAERRGLPINKVCFIDVLSYLLSNPSRRYQAMRRGGYPLEEAIREILGISPPETRFHDPIVDAVYVGLLYIKLRKRGDEPKTTCITKRRSLFSVITGFFRGKKH, from the coding sequence ATGATGCCTAAGAGGCTTGCAGCCTTTGACGTAGAAGCTACGTGCATACGCGGCCCTAGCTGTAAGATAGTCTCAGCCGCACTCGTGGAGATACGTGGCGACGAACTAGTACTAGATAGCATACGGTGCGCCGTTGAGCCGCCTAGTGTCAGCGTTGGCAGGACAGCCCTCGTGCACGGCATAACTGGTGCGAACGCTACCCGGCTGGGCAGCCTCAGCTCCCTGCTAGCAGAGGCAGCAACCTATACACTCGTAACCTATGGAGACCACGATGCAGCCCTCTTGCTCCAGGAGGCTGAGAGGAGAGGGCTGCCCATAAACAAGGTCTGCTTCATAGACGTCCTCAGCTACTTGCTCTCGAACCCCTCTAGGAGATACCAAGCTATGAGGAGAGGCGGCTATCCCCTCGAGGAAGCAATAAGGGAGATCCTAGGTATATCTCCTCCGGAAACGAGGTTCCACGATCCCATCGTTGACGCTGTATACGTGGGCCTTCTCTACATAAAGTTGCGCAAGAGAGGCGATGAGCCAAAAACAACGTGCATCACAAAGCGGCGCAGCTTGTTTTCAGTAATAACTGGCTTCTTCCGAGGCAAGAAGCACTAA
- a CDS encoding SDR family NAD(P)-dependent oxidoreductase produces MGWLTGRVVLVTGSSRGIGRAVVLEAARRGARGVVVNYVSRRDAAEKVAEEARRIGADAVVVGGDVSRWEDAERLVKAAVERWGRLDVVVNNAGILRPKLFEEMAPGDWEREMAVNFFGALNVAKAALPHLTKTRGVIVNIASVLGLRPEPWASHYSASKAALIAWSIAAAKELAEKGVRVIAVAPGGVDTDMAREWGDLDWVEEEIPLKRLARPEEVARLVMDAVENPYVTGDVLTISGGLL; encoded by the coding sequence ATGGGCTGGCTTACTGGCAGGGTTGTTCTCGTTACTGGGTCTAGTCGCGGCATTGGCCGCGCCGTGGTGCTTGAGGCTGCTAGGCGTGGAGCTCGAGGCGTGGTCGTGAACTATGTTTCGAGAAGAGATGCTGCTGAGAAGGTTGCCGAGGAGGCTCGGAGGATTGGGGCCGACGCGGTTGTCGTAGGCGGTGATGTCTCTAGGTGGGAGGACGCAGAGAGACTCGTGAAGGCAGCCGTAGAGAGATGGGGCCGGCTCGACGTGGTTGTCAACAACGCGGGTATTCTGCGCCCGAAGCTCTTCGAGGAGATGGCTCCGGGGGACTGGGAGAGGGAGATGGCTGTCAACTTCTTCGGTGCACTCAACGTTGCAAAGGCTGCCCTGCCGCACCTCACCAAGACCCGGGGAGTCATTGTCAACATCGCCTCTGTTCTCGGGCTACGCCCAGAGCCGTGGGCAAGCCACTACTCGGCCTCAAAGGCCGCGCTAATAGCGTGGAGCATTGCCGCTGCCAAGGAGCTGGCAGAGAAGGGTGTGAGGGTCATAGCTGTGGCTCCTGGCGGCGTAGACACTGATATGGCTAGGGAGTGGGGAGACCTCGACTGGGTAGAGGAGGAGATTCCCCTCAAGAGGCTGGCTAGACCGGAGGAGGTGGCCCGCCTAGTAATGGACGCGGTAGAGAACCCCTATGTTACCGGCGACGTGCTGACAATAAGCGGAGGCCTACTATAG